A window of the Cystobacter fuscus genome harbors these coding sequences:
- a CDS encoding class I adenylate-forming enzyme family protein, whose amino-acid sequence MIDYLPAGARVVVRLPNGPGLAKALLGCFDRELVAVPLHPRSTDTAVRGIVDRVAASAVLDEHGLHDTGHPAEHPDAEGLAFLMFTSGSTGPQKGVMLSRKAVLGNAAKTAALHGLTPDRPHGTCLPLYHCNALVMSLLGTHFTGTPLVLHNGADPAGYFAALRAAGARTASIVPALLADLLDVSPEWPEDLEYLITAAAPLTSDLARRFHDRYGPRLRQGYGLTEAMNFSFTTPLLDEAAFTRQYLDQHPPVGVALPETELRLVDGEVWVRTPDMMRGYWQDPAATAAALTEDGWLRTGDLGELREGLLVLRGRAGERIDRGGEKYHPLDVERTWREAGLGGRFAAVAVAEPTLGHEIGLVATDQPVEAVRAVCENSPLRPASVQFGGFQATSTGKPQRKAMGRSLVALRYAPARYERLLRYASATAHDLLRSGVDDAGLRALAEHVDEPAREGEEAVFEALEFMRAHWHRRADPELAEAKARWREQLSTEWPLAGYAELAERLREAHPGAVVSSHLPTITTLDGCPWALGPLLSFLDYPTQEPGDRWHGLAGLREAGFAVVGCALLRAGRHDLGGVLWAHTPTSGNRGNE is encoded by the coding sequence ATGATCGACTACCTGCCTGCAGGTGCCCGGGTGGTGGTGCGGCTGCCCAACGGACCGGGCCTGGCCAAGGCCCTGCTCGGCTGCTTCGACCGCGAGCTCGTCGCGGTGCCCCTGCACCCGCGCAGCACGGATACCGCGGTGCGCGGCATCGTCGACCGGGTCGCCGCCTCCGCCGTGCTGGACGAGCACGGGCTGCACGACACCGGCCACCCCGCCGAGCACCCGGATGCCGAGGGCCTGGCGTTCCTGATGTTCACCTCGGGCTCCACCGGTCCGCAGAAGGGCGTCATGCTCAGCCGGAAGGCGGTGCTGGGCAACGCGGCCAAGACCGCCGCGCTCCACGGGCTCACCCCCGACCGGCCGCACGGCACCTGCCTGCCGCTGTACCACTGCAACGCGCTGGTCATGTCGTTGCTGGGCACGCACTTCACCGGCACCCCGCTGGTGCTGCACAACGGCGCGGACCCGGCCGGGTACTTCGCCGCGCTGCGTGCCGCCGGGGCCCGGACCGCCTCCATCGTGCCCGCGCTGCTGGCCGACCTGCTGGATGTCTCACCGGAGTGGCCGGAGGACCTGGAGTACCTGATCACCGCGGCCGCGCCGCTGACTTCGGACCTGGCCCGCCGCTTCCACGACCGCTACGGCCCGAGGCTGCGCCAGGGCTACGGCCTGACCGAGGCGATGAACTTCAGCTTCACCACGCCCCTGCTCGACGAGGCCGCGTTCACCCGCCAGTACCTGGACCAGCACCCGCCGGTCGGCGTGGCGCTGCCGGAGACCGAGCTGCGGCTGGTCGACGGCGAGGTGTGGGTGCGGACCCCGGACATGATGCGCGGCTACTGGCAGGACCCGGCGGCCACGGCGGCGGCGCTGACCGAGGACGGCTGGCTGCGCACCGGGGACCTCGGTGAGCTGCGCGAGGGCCTGCTGGTGCTGCGGGGCCGGGCCGGGGAGCGCATCGACCGGGGAGGGGAGAAGTACCACCCACTGGACGTCGAGCGGACCTGGCGCGAGGCCGGGCTCGGCGGGCGGTTCGCGGCGGTGGCCGTCGCCGAACCCACGCTCGGTCACGAGATCGGGCTCGTCGCCACGGACCAGCCGGTGGAGGCCGTGCGCGCGGTGTGCGAGAACAGCCCGCTGCGGCCCGCCTCGGTGCAGTTCGGCGGATTCCAGGCCACCTCGACCGGCAAACCCCAGCGCAAGGCCATGGGCCGCTCGCTGGTCGCGCTGCGGTACGCGCCCGCCCGGTACGAGCGGCTGCTGCGGTACGCCTCGGCCACCGCGCACGACCTGCTCCGCTCCGGTGTGGACGATGCCGGGCTGCGTGCACTGGCCGAGCACGTGGACGAGCCCGCGCGGGAGGGCGAGGAGGCGGTGTTCGAGGCGCTGGAGTTCATGCGCGCCCACTGGCACCGGCGTGCCGACCCCGAGCTGGCGGAGGCGAAAGCCCGCTGGCGCGAGCAGTTGAGCACCGAATGGCCACTGGCCGGGTACGCCGAACTCGCCGAGCGCCTGCGCGAGGCCCACCCGGGCGCGGTGGTGTCCAGCCACCTGCCCACGATCACGACCCTCGACGGATGCCCGTGGGCACTCGGCCCACTGCTGTCCTTTTTGGACTACCCCACCCAGGAGCCGGGCGACCGGTGGCACGGGCTCGCCGGACTGCGCGAGGCGGGCTTCGCCGTCGTCGGCTGCGCACTGCTGCGCGCGGGCCGCCACGACCTCGGCGGCGTGCTGTGGGCCCACACCCCGACCAGCGGAAACAGAGGCAACGAATGA
- a CDS encoding ISAzo13 family transposase, producing the protein MRHDSKLEAAIRAKYLALEGVLNERARRLWAATESLTIGYGGDAVVASATGLARATIRAGREELKKGEAVTERQRRPGGGRKALALVQGGWVEALERMVAPTTRGDPMSPLRWTCKSTRNLAAELRHEGFVVSHMSVGKKLHELGYSLHALRKNQEGTSHPDRNAQFEHISAMVEDFQARNQPVISVDTKKKELVGSFRNVGREWQPTGRPEEVNVHDFPEDAVGKAIPYGVFDMTRNEAWVSVGRDHDTPAFAVASIRQWWKTMGLPAYPSATELLITADAGGSNGYRTRAWKKELQELADDTGLNIHVCHFPPGTSKWNKIEHRLFCHITQNWRGKPLTSFETVVNLIGRTRTTRGLRVKTRLDKKQYPTGVEITKTEMKRLALRKDDFHGDWNYLLEPRRTE; encoded by the coding sequence ATGAGGCACGACTCGAAACTGGAAGCGGCCATCCGTGCCAAGTACCTCGCCCTTGAGGGAGTCCTGAATGAGAGGGCACGCCGATTGTGGGCAGCGACGGAGTCGCTCACGATAGGCTACGGCGGCGACGCGGTGGTTGCGAGCGCAACTGGTTTGGCGCGGGCGACGATCCGAGCAGGCCGCGAGGAGTTGAAGAAAGGCGAAGCGGTCACTGAACGTCAGCGTCGGCCTGGCGGTGGCCGCAAGGCGCTTGCCTTGGTACAGGGAGGATGGGTCGAGGCACTCGAGCGTATGGTTGCGCCGACGACGAGAGGGGATCCGATGTCGCCACTGCGATGGACGTGCAAGAGCACGCGAAATCTGGCAGCGGAGTTGCGGCACGAGGGGTTCGTGGTCAGCCACATGAGCGTCGGAAAGAAGCTGCACGAGCTGGGCTACAGCCTCCACGCGTTGCGCAAGAACCAAGAGGGCACGTCTCATCCAGACCGCAACGCGCAATTCGAGCACATCAGCGCGATGGTGGAGGACTTCCAGGCGCGAAACCAGCCAGTCATCTCCGTCGATACGAAGAAGAAGGAGCTCGTCGGCAGCTTCAGGAACGTAGGCCGTGAGTGGCAACCGACGGGGCGGCCGGAGGAGGTCAACGTCCACGACTTTCCCGAAGATGCGGTGGGCAAGGCGATCCCCTACGGAGTTTTCGACATGACTCGAAACGAGGCATGGGTGAGCGTCGGGCGAGATCATGACACACCGGCTTTTGCCGTCGCATCAATTCGACAATGGTGGAAAACGATGGGTTTGCCAGCCTATCCGAGTGCGACGGAACTTCTCATCACAGCAGATGCAGGCGGCAGCAACGGGTACCGGACACGTGCCTGGAAGAAAGAACTGCAAGAGTTGGCTGATGACACGGGGCTGAACATCCACGTGTGCCACTTTCCGCCAGGAACGAGCAAGTGGAACAAAATCGAACATCGGCTCTTCTGCCACATCACCCAGAACTGGAGGGGCAAGCCACTGACCAGTTTTGAGACAGTCGTCAATCTCATCGGAAGAACGCGAACTACCAGAGGTCTGCGCGTCAAGACGCGGTTGGACAAAAAGCAATATCCGACGGGCGTCGAGATCACGAAGACAGAAATGAAGCGACTGGCGCTGCGAAAGGATGATTTCCATGGCGACTGGAATTACCTTTTGGAGCCGCGGCGCACCGAATGA
- a CDS encoding FG-GAP-like repeat-containing protein: MSIKTLKAVSSATCMTMAIRLLTACGHEAGQPELRPAWSDPESAWVPAHSPVLEGYVWNGARERFEAVRYADVDGMAVLEGDILLGSVEQVKAHTREVQAHGGLQPQGVRAQGVAISGLRYRWPDATVPYTIDPSLPSQFRVTDAIAHWQSKTPLRFVLRTASNAALYPNYVTFRPNNGCSSSVGMRGGQQFINLEAACSTGNTIHEIGHAIGLWHEQNREDRDSNVRILWENIQADYAYNFDQHIGDGDDVFSYDFGSIMHYGAYAFSSNGLPTIETLGGQSIGQRDGLSFADVNATIKLYSRQILANESIPSFQTWAARTRTVVTGDFNGDGRTDIAAVGADGWQALPVALSNGNGSFRVVNESIPSFQTWAAQTRMVVTGDFNGDGRTDIAAVGADGWLALPVALSNGNGSFRVVNESIPSFQTWAAQTRTVVTGDFNGDGRTDIAAVGADGWQALPVALSNGNGSFRVVNESIPSFQTWAAQTRTVVTGDFNGDGRTDIAAVGADGWQALPVALSNGNGSFRVVNESIPSFQTWAAQTRTVVTGDFNGDGRTDIAAVGADGWQALPVALSNGNGSFRVVNESIPSFQTWAAQTRTVVTGDFNGDGRTDIAAVGADGWLALPVALSNGNGSFRVANEFIPYFQTWAAQTRTVVTGDFNGDGQTDIAAVGGEGWGTLPVALLDY; this comes from the coding sequence ATGTCGATCAAAACGTTGAAGGCCGTATCCAGTGCCACGTGCATGACTATGGCCATCCGGCTGCTCACCGCTTGTGGCCACGAGGCAGGACAGCCGGAGCTGCGTCCGGCCTGGAGTGACCCCGAGAGCGCCTGGGTCCCCGCCCACTCGCCCGTGCTCGAGGGCTACGTCTGGAACGGGGCCCGAGAGCGGTTCGAGGCAGTGCGCTACGCCGACGTGGACGGGATGGCCGTGCTGGAGGGCGACATCCTGCTGGGGAGTGTGGAGCAGGTGAAGGCACACACTCGTGAGGTCCAGGCCCACGGAGGGCTCCAGCCCCAGGGCGTGCGGGCGCAAGGAGTGGCCATCAGCGGATTGCGCTACAGGTGGCCCGATGCGACGGTGCCGTACACCATCGACCCGAGCCTCCCCAGCCAGTTCCGGGTAACAGACGCCATCGCCCACTGGCAGTCGAAGACGCCACTGCGCTTCGTGCTGCGCACGGCGAGCAACGCGGCGCTCTACCCCAACTACGTCACCTTCCGGCCTAACAACGGGTGCAGCTCGTCAGTGGGGATGAGGGGCGGCCAGCAGTTCATCAACCTGGAGGCCGCGTGCAGCACGGGCAACACCATCCATGAAATCGGCCACGCCATCGGCCTGTGGCACGAGCAGAACCGCGAGGACCGCGACTCCAACGTGCGCATCCTGTGGGAGAACATCCAGGCCGACTACGCGTACAACTTCGACCAGCACATCGGCGATGGCGACGATGTGTTCAGCTACGACTTCGGTTCCATCATGCACTACGGGGCCTATGCGTTCTCCTCCAACGGACTGCCCACCATCGAGACGCTGGGGGGCCAGTCCATCGGCCAGCGCGACGGGTTGAGCTTCGCGGACGTGAACGCCACCATCAAGCTGTACTCGCGGCAGATTTTGGCCAACGAGTCCATCCCCAGCTTCCAAACCTGGGCTGCGCGGACTCGTACGGTGGTGACTGGCGACTTCAATGGAGATGGGCGGACGGACATCGCAGCGGTGGGCGCTGACGGCTGGCAAGCCTTGCCCGTGGCGCTCTCCAACGGCAATGGCTCCTTCCGAGTGGTCAACGAGTCCATCCCCAGCTTCCAAACCTGGGCTGCGCAGACTCGTATGGTGGTGACTGGCGACTTCAATGGGGATGGGCGGACGGACATCGCAGCGGTGGGCGCTGACGGCTGGCTGGCCCTGCCCGTGGCGCTCTCCAACGGCAATGGCTCCTTCCGAGTGGTCAACGAGTCCATCCCCAGCTTCCAAACCTGGGCTGCGCAGACTCGTACGGTGGTGACTGGCGACTTCAATGGGGATGGGCGGACGGACATCGCAGCGGTGGGCGCTGACGGCTGGCAGGCCTTGCCCGTGGCGCTCTCCAACGGCAATGGCTCCTTCCGAGTGGTCAACGAGTCCATCCCCAGCTTCCAAACCTGGGCTGCGCAGACTCGTACGGTGGTGACTGGCGACTTCAATGGGGATGGGCGGACGGACATCGCAGCGGTGGGCGCTGACGGCTGGCAGGCCTTGCCCGTGGCGCTCTCCAACGGCAATGGCTCCTTCCGAGTGGTCAACGAGTCCATCCCCAGCTTCCAAACCTGGGCTGCGCAGACTCGTACGGTGGTGACTGGCGACTTCAATGGGGATGGGCGGACGGACATCGCAGCGGTGGGCGCTGACGGCTGGCAGGCCTTGCCCGTAGCGCTCTCCAACGGCAATGGCTCCTTCCGAGTGGTCAACGAGTCCATCCCCAGCTTCCAAACCTGGGCTGCGCAGACTCGTACGGTGGTGACTGGCGACTTCAATGGGGATGGGCGGACGGACATCGCAGCGGTGGGCGCTGACGGCTGGCTGGCCCTGCCCGTGGCGCTCTCCAACGGCAATGGCTCCTTCCGAGTGGCCAACGAGTTCATCCCGTACTTCCAAACCTGGGCTGCGCAGACTCGTACGGTGGTGACTGGCGACTTCAATGGGGATGGGCAGACGGACATCGCGGCAGTGGGCGGTGAAGGCTGGGGGACCTTGCCTGTAGCGCTCCTCGACTACTGA